Proteins found in one Ischnura elegans chromosome 11, ioIscEleg1.1, whole genome shotgun sequence genomic segment:
- the LOC124168264 gene encoding bifunctional glutamate/proline--tRNA ligase-like isoform X1: MEAGNDQGVVSSLNKVKISKSKGNRGSNEGANKKADKSESEGKAKKSTRLGLEVKKLENLAEWYSQVITKGEMIEYYDVSGCYILRPWSYAIWEVIKGWLDAQFKKLGVQNCYFPIFVSKNVLEMEKTHIADFAPEVAWVTKSGDSDLAEPIAVRPTSETVMYPAYAKWVQSYRDLPIKLNQWNNVVRWEFKHPQPFLRTREFLWQEGHTAYSDPKEAEEEVMNILDLYTKVYTDLLAIPVVRGRKTEKEKFAGADYTTTVEAFVSASGRGIQGATSHHLGQSFSKMFNIVYEDPDSQEKKYVYQNSWGMTTRTIGVMIMVHADDQGLVLPPKVACMQVVIVPCGITAKMGDDDKANLIEACTKLEEELRKQQIRVKGDYRDNYSPGWKFNHWELKGVPIRIEVGPRDVQQGNIVAVRRDNREKLIIKSSEATTTIVTMLTKIQEDMLSRAAKELNDHKKICKDWTDFCLQLEQKNIILAPFCGDIPCEDQIKKDSAREDAADSGAPSMGAKSLCIPFDQPQAVEPNDKCIHPSCNRKPKHYVLFGRSY; encoded by the exons ATGGAAGCGGGAAATGATCAAGGCGTTGTTTCCTCCTTAAATAAAGTGAAGATTTCGAAGAGTAAAGGAAATCGTGGATCAAACGAAGGAGCTAATAAAAAA gcAGACAAGAGTGAAAGTGAGGGTAAAGCAAAGAAATCTACCAGGCTCGGTTTAGAGGTTAAGAAGCTAGAAAACTTAGCAGAATGGTATTCTCAg GTTATTACCAAAGGAGAAATGATAGAATACTACGACGTAAGTGGCTGCTATATCCTAAGGCCATGGTCATATGCAATTTGGGAGGTGATAAAAGGATGGCTGGATGCTCAATTTAAAAAGCTCGGTGTACAAAATTGCTACTTCCCCATCTTTGTGTCAAAAAATGTCTTGGAAATGGAGAAAACACATATCGCTGACTTTGCACCAGAG GTTGCCTGGGTGACAAAATCAGGGGATTCTGATTTGGCAGAGCCAATTGCTGTTCGACCAACAAGTGAGACTGTTATGTATCCAGCCTATGCCAAGTGGGTACAGTCGTATAGAGATCTGCCAATCAAACTCAATCAGTGGAATAATGTAGTG AGATGGGAATTCAAGCATCCCCAACCTTTTCTACGAACACGAGAATTCTTATGGCAAGAAGGTCATACGGCATATTCAGATCCAAAAGAAGCAGAAGAAGAAGTGATGAACATCTTAG ACTTGTACACCAAAGTTTACACTGACCTGCTGGCCATTCCTGTTGTCAGGGGGAGGAAGACAGAGAAGGAGAAATTTGCTGGTGCTGACTACACAACTACAGTTGAAGCATTTGTTTCTGCAAGTGGAAGAGGCATTCAG GGAGCAACATCACATCATCTTGGACAaagcttttcaaaaatgttcaacatTGTGTATGAAGATCCAGACTcacaagaaaagaaatacgtttaCCAAAATTCTTGGGGAATGACAACCAGGACAATTG gGGTTATGATTATGGTTCATGCTGATGATCAAGGCCTGGTCCTTCCTCCAAAAGTTGCTTGTATGCAA GTGGTGATTGTTCCATGTGGAATTACAGCTAAAATGGGAGATGACGACAAAGCAAACCTCATTGAAGCTTGCACTAAATTGGAAGAAGAGTTGAGAAAGCAGCAAATCAGAGTTAAAGGAGACTACAGAGACAATTACTCCCCTGGATGGAAGTTTAATCATTGGGAGTTGAAA GGAGTACCAATTAGGATAGAAGTTGGGCCAAGAGATGTTCAACAAGGTAACATTGTGGCAGTTAGGCGGGACAACCGTGAGAAGTTAATCATAAAAAGCTCAGAAGCAACAACCACCATTGTAACCATGCTTACCAAAATACAAGAGGATATGCTCTCTAG gGCCGCCAAGGAACTCaatgatcataaaaaaatatgcaaggatTGGACTGATTTCTGTCTGCAGctagagcaaaaaaatattattttagctcCATTTTGTGGAGACATTCCTTGTGAAGATCAAATCAAGAAAGACAGTGCTAG GGAAGATGCAGCTGACAGTGGAGCTCCGTCGATGGGAGCCAAGAGCCTTTGCATTCCTTTTGACCAGCCACAAGCTGTTGAACCAAATGACAAGTGCATTCATCCAAGCTGCAACAGGAAGCCAAAGCATTATGTTCTCTTTGGTCGAAGTTATTAG
- the LOC124168264 gene encoding bifunctional glutamate/proline--tRNA ligase-like isoform X2 has protein sequence MIEYYDVSGCYILRPWSYAIWEVIKGWLDAQFKKLGVQNCYFPIFVSKNVLEMEKTHIADFAPEVAWVTKSGDSDLAEPIAVRPTSETVMYPAYAKWVQSYRDLPIKLNQWNNVVRWEFKHPQPFLRTREFLWQEGHTAYSDPKEAEEEVMNILDLYTKVYTDLLAIPVVRGRKTEKEKFAGADYTTTVEAFVSASGRGIQGATSHHLGQSFSKMFNIVYEDPDSQEKKYVYQNSWGMTTRTIGVMIMVHADDQGLVLPPKVACMQVVIVPCGITAKMGDDDKANLIEACTKLEEELRKQQIRVKGDYRDNYSPGWKFNHWELKGVPIRIEVGPRDVQQGNIVAVRRDNREKLIIKSSEATTTIVTMLTKIQEDMLSRAAKELNDHKKICKDWTDFCLQLEQKNIILAPFCGDIPCEDQIKKDSAREDAADSGAPSMGAKSLCIPFDQPQAVEPNDKCIHPSCNRKPKHYVLFGRSY, from the exons ATGATAGAATACTACGACGTAAGTGGCTGCTATATCCTAAGGCCATGGTCATATGCAATTTGGGAGGTGATAAAAGGATGGCTGGATGCTCAATTTAAAAAGCTCGGTGTACAAAATTGCTACTTCCCCATCTTTGTGTCAAAAAATGTCTTGGAAATGGAGAAAACACATATCGCTGACTTTGCACCAGAG GTTGCCTGGGTGACAAAATCAGGGGATTCTGATTTGGCAGAGCCAATTGCTGTTCGACCAACAAGTGAGACTGTTATGTATCCAGCCTATGCCAAGTGGGTACAGTCGTATAGAGATCTGCCAATCAAACTCAATCAGTGGAATAATGTAGTG AGATGGGAATTCAAGCATCCCCAACCTTTTCTACGAACACGAGAATTCTTATGGCAAGAAGGTCATACGGCATATTCAGATCCAAAAGAAGCAGAAGAAGAAGTGATGAACATCTTAG ACTTGTACACCAAAGTTTACACTGACCTGCTGGCCATTCCTGTTGTCAGGGGGAGGAAGACAGAGAAGGAGAAATTTGCTGGTGCTGACTACACAACTACAGTTGAAGCATTTGTTTCTGCAAGTGGAAGAGGCATTCAG GGAGCAACATCACATCATCTTGGACAaagcttttcaaaaatgttcaacatTGTGTATGAAGATCCAGACTcacaagaaaagaaatacgtttaCCAAAATTCTTGGGGAATGACAACCAGGACAATTG gGGTTATGATTATGGTTCATGCTGATGATCAAGGCCTGGTCCTTCCTCCAAAAGTTGCTTGTATGCAA GTGGTGATTGTTCCATGTGGAATTACAGCTAAAATGGGAGATGACGACAAAGCAAACCTCATTGAAGCTTGCACTAAATTGGAAGAAGAGTTGAGAAAGCAGCAAATCAGAGTTAAAGGAGACTACAGAGACAATTACTCCCCTGGATGGAAGTTTAATCATTGGGAGTTGAAA GGAGTACCAATTAGGATAGAAGTTGGGCCAAGAGATGTTCAACAAGGTAACATTGTGGCAGTTAGGCGGGACAACCGTGAGAAGTTAATCATAAAAAGCTCAGAAGCAACAACCACCATTGTAACCATGCTTACCAAAATACAAGAGGATATGCTCTCTAG gGCCGCCAAGGAACTCaatgatcataaaaaaatatgcaaggatTGGACTGATTTCTGTCTGCAGctagagcaaaaaaatattattttagctcCATTTTGTGGAGACATTCCTTGTGAAGATCAAATCAAGAAAGACAGTGCTAG GGAAGATGCAGCTGACAGTGGAGCTCCGTCGATGGGAGCCAAGAGCCTTTGCATTCCTTTTGACCAGCCACAAGCTGTTGAACCAAATGACAAGTGCATTCATCCAAGCTGCAACAGGAAGCCAAAGCATTATGTTCTCTTTGGTCGAAGTTATTAG